The Culex quinquefasciatus strain JHB chromosome 2, VPISU_Cqui_1.0_pri_paternal, whole genome shotgun sequence genome contains the following window.
GAGCACTGGTGGTTGAAAATCGAGCTTTTGACGACGGCGTGCATCAGATTCTCCATGACGAGATCGGCTAGTGGGGACGACAGGGGGTTACCCATGGCAGTTCCAAAAATTTGTGAATAGAACTTTCCCTCGAATGTGAAGTAGCATGATTTCATGATGAACTCGATGATTTCCAACATGATTTCCAGGTTTATGTTGGTGTGTTTCTGTATGTCACTCCAGTTGAACGTGACGTCGCGTCGAACAAGTTCGAAGGGAATGCACGTGAAAAGAGAAACAACGTCCAGGGATACCAACACATAGTCAGCTGGGAGGGTGATGCCGTTGATGTAGTCACAGAAGCTGTAGGAGTCCCTTATGTTGTAGGTGCTTTGCAGTGAGCTCTGCAGTATCTGTCCAACGAACTTTGAGAGAGTGTAGGTGGGTGCTGTCATGTTTGGAACTACTGGTCGTAGTGGTAATCCAGCTTTGTGAGCTTTGGGTTGCCCGTAGATTCTTGGGCACAAAGCTTTTCTGGACATTAGCTCATTCTCTAACCGATCGTTTATGGCATCTAGTCGTTTCAAACGCTTAACAATCTCGTTGTTCTTGCTCTGGATACTTGATGTTGGGTCGCGATTGGCCGTGGCGTATGTCTTGGTGTCCGAGAGTAGAGCTAGCATCTTAGACTTGTAGTCGTTGCCGTTCATAATCACGGTTTTATTGCCCTTGTCAGCTTTTAGTACGACAAGCTCTTTGTGCGTTCGCAGAAACTCTCTCGTGGCTTTCGCACTCGTTTTGAGAAATTGTGCTAATGGTGTGGGTGGCTGCGGGTTGTTGATAAACTGGTGCAGGTAGTTCTGTATGTTGTTGGTAATCTTGCACCTGTTTGTGTTTTGCACGGCAATAGTGGCTGGGTCAGCAACTTTGCGGCGGGGCGTTATCTGCATTGGTTTGTCTTTGGTGTGCAAGATGTTTTCAACATCGGCCAGAAGATGGAAAAACGGGATTTGCTCAATGGAGTGCGGTGGGAGGGCGAATTTTGGACCAAGGCTGAGGGAATGAACTTCATACAACGTGTAGACAAACTGTCTACCAACTTAAACACTCGGGAAAAAATGAAGATCGTGGACAGGGAGCTAGAAATCAATCATTACCCAAAACCCCTTCGGCGTCGACTCATCAACTGCCAGCTATGTAACCGTTCCAGCAACggcaaccaacaacaacaacaacaaacgcaACAAGCCGAACCGAGCCACCAGCAGACAAACATCTGCTACCGATCCATACCAAACATCCCAACCTTGTCACAAACTATAGCCAAAACACTCAAGCAGGACTACCCGGAGGTACGGTTAGCTTTCCGCAACACCAACACTGTGGGCTCAAGCTTCTTCAGCAACATGAAGGAcaagaaacgaaacgaaactattggcactacgccccccggggcatggccttcctctaacgtgggatttctgctccagcgcctctgacgagacaggagaaaccgggaccgacgttttacttcaccatccgatagaagctcagtggataaggcgggaatcgaacccgcgtctcatagcatcatcgggatcggcagccgaagccgctacccctgcgccacgagacccaccgaaGGACAAGGTGCCCACGGAGAACCACACCAACGTCATCTATGCTATCCCATGCAACGAATGTGAGAGTTCGTACATCGGGATGACAACAACGCAGCTGAAAACGAGGATGTCGAGCCACAGAAGCGACATAAAACGGTTGGACGAGCTGCTACAGGCGGGACACACCACTGACGACTACAAGATAGCCGAGCTGAGGCAGAAAACAGCTTTGCTCGAGCACAGCATCGCAAAACAACATTCTTTCGACACGAAAAAAGTAAGAATCTTAGACCAACACAACCGTGGTACAGCTCTACCAATCCTAGAGATGTGCCATATCACGAACAATAACCATACCGTAAACAAACGTACAGATACAGAGGGCCTGAGTATTATCTACGCAGGATTACTACAcacacttaaaactaaaaactataaaCACAGAAAACCCA
Protein-coding sequences here:
- the LOC119765907 gene encoding uncharacterized protein LOC119765907 translates to MKIVDRELEINHYPKPLRRRLINCQLCNRSSNGNQQQQQQTQQAEPSHQQTNICYRSIPNIPTLSQTIAKTLKQDYPEVRLAFRNTNTVGSSFFSNMKDKVPTENHTNVIYAIPCNECESSYIGMTTTQLKTRMSSHRSDIKRLDELLQAGHTTDDYKIAELRQKTALLEHSIAKQHSFDTKKVRILDQHNRGTALPILEMCHITNNNHTVNKRTDTEGLSIIYAGLLHTLKTKNYKHRKPNTVTPGETEQE